Proteins from one Panicum virgatum strain AP13 chromosome 7K, P.virgatum_v5, whole genome shotgun sequence genomic window:
- the LOC120640193 gene encoding G-type lectin S-receptor-like serine/threonine-protein kinase LECRK1 — MIPNKRGTKVETAEQTGNNKQQYTRTNSSSAPNYSFFDQEGKYKGCKPDFALQSCDLREAQVLEQFQMIPMNNIDWPLRAYGYEQYFPMNKTTCQNLCLTDCFCAAAMFDQDGHCWKKKLPLSNGNQGSQVQRTVFLKVPKNNYSHPLINTEATSKWKANRKDWILGGSIIIGISVFLNFLFISAHLLGSSFKTPTKKNQTQPWTRVMTRDFTYRELEEATNGFSEEVGRGASGIVYKGHLHDEFGTGIAVKKIDRIPRETEKEFTMEVETIGHTLHKNLVQLLGFCYGRTERLLVYPFMPNGSLTKFLFSGMRPSWDLRVDIAHGIARGLLYLHEECGKQIIHCDIKPENILLDEHFIAKISDFGLAKLLKAEQTQTSTGIRGTRGYFAPEWFKNVGISSKVDVYSFGIVLLEIVCCRRNIDLKVADEEQVILAFWAYDCYRCARIDLLVEGDEEAIINMKMVERLTRVALWCIQDEPTMRPTMLKVTKMLDGSTEAPQPPIGIPAFISSLM, encoded by the exons ATGATTCCC AACAAACGCGGAACAAAAGTGGAAACAGCAGAACAAACAGGGAACAACAAACAACAATATACGCGCACGAACTCTTCAAGTGCTCCAAACTATTCGTTCTTTGATCAAGAAGGAAAGTACAAAGGGTGCAAACCAGACTTCGCATTACAAAGCTGTGACTTGAGGGAGGCACAAGTACTAGAGCAGTTTCAAATGATTCCAATGAATAACATTGATTGGCCTCTTCGTGCCTACGGCTACGAGCAGTACTTCCCCATGAACAAGACTACTTGCCAAAACTTATGCCTGACGGATTGCTTCTGTGCTGCCGCCATGTTTGATCAGGATGGACATTGCTGGAAGAAGAAACTACCTCTGTCTAATGGAAACCAAGGAAGCCAAGTTCAAAGGACGGTTTTTCTCAAGGTACCAAAGAATAATTATTCACACCCTCTAATTAATACTGAGGCTACAAGTAAATGGAAAGCCAATAGGAAGGATTGGATACTTGGAGGATCCATCATTATAGGTATCTCTGTCTTTTTGAACTTTCTCTTCATATCAGCACATCTTCTCGGGTCAAGCTTTAAGACCCCCACGAAAAAGAACCAAACACAACCATGGACCAGGGTAATGACAAGAGATTTTACGTACAGAGAGCTTGAGGAGGCAACCAATGGGTTCAGTGAGGAGGTGGGCAGGGGGGCTTCTGGTATAGTCTATAAGGGACACCTGCATGATGAGTTTGGCACCGGCATCGCAGTTAAGAAGATTGATAGGATCCCCAGAGAGACGGAAAAGGAGTTCACAATGGAAGTTGAAACAATTGGGCATACACTTCACAAGAATTTAGTCCAGCTGCTGGGATTTTGCTATGGAAGAACTGAAAGGCTCCTGGTGTATCCATTCATGCCCAATGGCTCTCTTACTAAGTTCCTTTTCAGTGGCATGAGGCCATCATGGGACCTCCGAGTTGATATTGCCCATGGGATTGCAAGAGGACTGCTCTACTTGCATGAGGAGTGTGGCAAGCAGATCATACACTGTGATATAAAGCCCGAGAACATCCTTCTTGATGAGCACTTTATAGCCAAGATATCAGACTTTGGCCTTGCGAAGCTCCTGAAAGCTGAGCAGACACAAACAAGCACTGGAATCCGAGGTACCCGAGGATACTTTGCTCCAGAGTGGTTCAAGAATGTGGGTATCTCTAGTAAAGTAGATGTATATAGCTTTGGGATAGTCCTTCTAGAGATTGTATGCTGCAGGCGGAACATAGACCTGAAGGTTGCTGATGAGGAGCAAGTTATATTGGCATTCTGGGCATATGATTGCTATCGCTGTGCCCGCATTGACTTGTTAGTTGAAGGTGATGAGGAAGCAATTATTAATATGAAAATGGTGGAAAGACTCACAAGAGTCGCTCTTTGGTGCATACAGGATGAACCAACGATGCGCCCAACTATGCTTAAGGTGACCAAGATGCTTGATGGATCAACAGAAGCTCCCCAGCCTCCTATTGGCATTCCAGCCTTCATAAGTTCACTTATGTAA
- the LOC120641229 gene encoding putative protein Brevis radix-like 5, whose protein sequence is MHACFHGGGSRVAKSVGIIAKSMKALSLIKVRAAGRGEEEARAPRRQRRRRRRRHRGRSQEAEAPREKDAAAASSSSSSASSSAKIAPAQPHEGDAGDHRKDRLRAGEEQREHGGATHEHCDKCCSPLEGGGGGAADEEEAAAGAADSDREWAAEPEPGVLMTLVSRGDGTNHLRRIRFSEEYFGDAWAAQSWWADNCDRIVELYSVVVQPEHPSHSDEDDDDDPAAPVTPCQSEDDDHQHPDGIGELEYSASCSASASASGGSTSNFSGPSSGGGSGSANKVDSPILGLVTEADSFTGAAQTKHSHKTRQGQ, encoded by the exons ATGCACGCGTGcttccacggcggcggcagcagggtcGCCAAGTCCGTCGGCATCATCGCCAAGAGC ATGAAGGCCTTGTCACTCATCAAGGtgagggcggcggggcgcggcgaggaggaagcgcgggcgccgcggcgacagcggcggcggcggcggcgacggcatcgGGGGCGTtcccaggaggccgaggcgccgagggaaaaggacgccgccgcggcgtcgtcgtcgtcctcgtccgcGTCCTCGTCCGCCAAGATCGCGCCGGCGCAGCCGCACGAAGGCGACGCCGGAGATCACCGCAAGGATCGCCTCCGCGCGGGCGAGGAGCAGCGGGAGCATGGAGGGGCGACGCACGAGCACTGCGACAAGTGCTGCTCTCCCttggaaggcggcggcggcggcgctgcggacgaggaggaggccgccgcgggcgcggcggacAGCGACCGGGAGTGGgcggcggagccggagcccggGGTGCTCATGACGCTGGTGTCGCGCGGCGATGGCACCAACCACCTCCGCCGCATCCGCTTCAGCGAGGAGTACTtcggcgacgcgtgggcggcGCAGAGCTGGTGGGCCGACAACTGCGACCGCATCGTCGAGCTCTACAGCGTCGTCGTCCAGCCCGAGCACCCCTCGCAcagcgacgaggacgacgacgacgatccgGCAGCGCCCGTCACCCCGTGCCAATCCGAGGACGACGACCACCAACATCCG GATGGGATCGGGGAGCTGGAGTACTCGGCGTCGTGCTcagcgtcggcgtcggcgtcgggagGGTCCACCTCCAACTTCTCCGGGccgtccagcggcggcggcagcgggtcGGCCAACAAGGTGGACTCCCCAATCCTCGGGCTCGTCACCGAGGCCGACAGCTTCACAGGGGCAGCCCAGACGAAGCACAGCCACAAAACGAGACAAGGACAGTGA